One genomic region from Stutzerimonas decontaminans encodes:
- a CDS encoding bactofilin family protein, whose product MFNKKKPVSRVTIDQFSSLVSGNLSLVGDMTFEEGLKVSGEVRGNVCHKPGTHSLLALSAEGRIEGNVSSYDALIDGTIVGDLVVEHLLELHSNARVRGNIRYRQLSMENGAVVDGSLSRMGDEEETAQVFELPRPQAREG is encoded by the coding sequence ATGTTCAACAAGAAGAAGCCGGTATCTCGCGTCACCATCGATCAGTTTTCCAGCTTGGTCTCCGGAAATCTTTCGCTGGTCGGGGACATGACGTTCGAGGAAGGGCTGAAGGTCAGCGGCGAAGTGCGCGGCAATGTCTGCCACAAGCCAGGCACCCATAGCCTGCTGGCGTTGAGTGCCGAGGGCAGGATCGAAGGAAACGTCAGTAGTTACGATGCACTGATCGATGGCACCATCGTCGGCGATCTGGTGGTAGAGCACCTGCTCGAGCTGCATTCCAACGCGCGCGTGCGCGGCAATATCCGTTACCGTCAGCTGAGCATGGAAAACGGTGCGGTCGTCGACGGCAGCCTCAGTCGCATGGGGGACGAAGAAGAAACTGCACAGGTGTTCGAGTTGCCGCGCCCGCAGGCTCGCGAAGGCTGA
- a CDS encoding calcium/sodium antiporter gives MTLMTFAYLIAGLVLLVAGAEVLVRGAAKLAAQFGISPLVIGLTVVAFGTSAPETAVSVQAAFNGSGDIAIGNVLGSNIANVLLILGMTALVAPLVVSRQLIRLDVPIMIGASLVTFGLAWDGELSRIDGALLFTAVVVYTLFLVISSRRESKAAGADDEFAKEFGLDEPAKPHAALINAGLVIAGLVLLVVGSNFLVEGAVALARALGLSELVIGLTVIAIGTSLPELATSIMAAFRGERDIAVGNIVGSNLFNLLCVLGLASLVSPQAISVSPNALAFDFPVMIAVAVACLPIFFAGYSINRWEGALFVAYYVAYTLYLVLTSTGRPFAETFGDAMLGYALPLTVITLLVIAARAWKTQR, from the coding sequence GTGACCCTGATGACTTTTGCCTACCTCATTGCCGGCCTAGTGCTGCTCGTTGCCGGCGCGGAGGTCTTGGTGCGCGGCGCAGCCAAGCTTGCCGCCCAGTTCGGTATTTCGCCGCTGGTCATCGGCCTCACCGTGGTCGCCTTCGGCACCAGCGCCCCGGAAACGGCGGTCAGTGTGCAGGCCGCATTCAACGGCAGCGGCGACATCGCCATCGGTAACGTGCTGGGCAGCAACATCGCCAACGTGTTGCTGATTCTCGGCATGACCGCTCTAGTCGCACCGCTGGTGGTATCGCGCCAGCTAATTCGCCTCGATGTGCCGATCATGATCGGCGCCAGCCTGGTGACCTTCGGCCTGGCCTGGGACGGTGAACTCAGCCGCATTGATGGCGCGCTGCTGTTCACCGCGGTGGTGGTCTACACCCTGTTCCTGGTCATTAGCAGTCGCCGTGAGAGTAAAGCCGCCGGCGCGGATGACGAGTTTGCCAAGGAATTTGGCCTGGACGAGCCGGCCAAGCCGCATGCGGCTTTGATCAATGCCGGTTTAGTGATCGCCGGCCTCGTGTTGCTGGTGGTGGGCTCCAACTTCCTCGTTGAGGGTGCCGTTGCCCTGGCCCGGGCGCTCGGCCTGTCGGAGCTGGTCATCGGCCTGACCGTGATCGCCATCGGCACCTCGTTGCCTGAGCTGGCAACCTCGATCATGGCAGCCTTCCGCGGCGAGCGGGATATTGCCGTCGGCAACATCGTCGGCAGCAACCTGTTCAACCTGCTCTGCGTGCTCGGCCTCGCCTCACTGGTGTCGCCGCAGGCGATCAGCGTATCGCCCAACGCACTGGCTTTCGACTTCCCGGTGATGATCGCGGTAGCCGTTGCCTGTTTGCCGATCTTCTTTGCCGGTTACAGCATCAACCGCTGGGAAGGCGCACTGTTCGTTGCCTACTACGTGGCGTATACGCTGTATCTCGTGCTGACCAGCACGGGCCGGCCATTCGCCGAAACCTTCGGCGATGCCATGCTCGGATACGCGCTACCGCTGACTGTCATTACATTGTTGGTGATTGCCGCTCGAGCCTGGAAAACCCAGCGCTGA
- a CDS encoding calcium/sodium antiporter: MSLVTFAYLIGGLVLLVVGAEALVRGAAKLASRFGIPPLIIGLTVVAFGTSAPETAVSVQASLSGSGDIAVGNVIGSNIANILLILGLSALIAPLVVSRQLIRLDVPVMIGAGLLCYVLAWNGSISRLDGTLLLVALVGYTLFLVAASKKEKPATDADEFAAEFGPADNEKPSAWMLQLLLIVLGLGLLVGGSNLLIEGAVGLARALGLSELIIGLTVVAVGTSMPELATSVLAVIKGERDIAVGNVVGSCIFNLLLVLGAGAAVSAEGLSISPNAQSFDFPVMLTVFVACLPIFFSGYCIRRWEGLLFFAYYLAYTLYLVMFATGLGAIELLRDAMLWFAFPLTAVTLLVIFLRAWQRQR, from the coding sequence ATGTCACTGGTGACCTTCGCCTATCTCATCGGCGGACTGGTCCTGCTCGTCGTGGGTGCCGAAGCGCTGGTCCGCGGTGCCGCCAAATTGGCCAGCCGCTTCGGTATTCCGCCGCTGATCATTGGCCTGACGGTAGTCGCCTTTGGCACCAGCGCCCCCGAAACTGCAGTCAGCGTGCAGGCCTCACTGAGCGGAAGCGGGGATATCGCGGTGGGCAACGTGATCGGCAGCAACATCGCCAACATCCTGCTGATCCTCGGCCTTTCCGCGCTGATCGCCCCGCTAGTGGTGTCCCGGCAACTGATTCGCCTGGACGTCCCGGTCATGATCGGTGCCGGCCTGCTCTGCTATGTCTTGGCCTGGAACGGCAGTATCAGCCGCCTGGACGGCACGCTTCTTCTCGTAGCTCTGGTCGGCTATACCCTGTTTCTGGTGGCCGCCAGTAAAAAAGAGAAGCCCGCCACGGACGCCGACGAGTTCGCTGCGGAATTTGGCCCCGCCGATAATGAAAAACCGTCCGCCTGGATGCTGCAGCTATTGCTGATCGTGCTGGGCCTGGGGCTGCTCGTGGGCGGATCGAACCTGCTGATCGAAGGGGCCGTCGGCCTGGCGCGGGCGCTAGGCCTATCGGAGCTGATCATCGGCCTGACGGTGGTAGCGGTCGGCACTTCGATGCCGGAGCTGGCGACCTCGGTGCTCGCGGTTATCAAGGGTGAGCGCGACATCGCTGTGGGTAACGTGGTGGGTAGCTGCATCTTCAATTTGCTGCTCGTGCTCGGGGCAGGTGCAGCGGTGTCGGCGGAGGGCCTCTCCATTTCGCCCAACGCGCAGTCGTTCGACTTTCCGGTAATGCTGACCGTATTCGTCGCCTGCCTGCCGATTTTCTTTTCCGGCTACTGCATCCGCCGCTGGGAAGGCCTGCTGTTCTTCGCCTACTACCTGGCCTACACCCTCTATCTGGTGATGTTTGCCACGGGCCTTGGTGCCATCGAGTTGTTGCGCGATGCGATGCTCTGGTTCGCCTTCCCCTTGACGGCCGTCACGCTTTTGGTGATCTTCCTGCGCGCCTGGCAACGCCAGCGCTGA
- a CDS encoding septal ring lytic transglycosylase RlpA family protein, whose translation MRLTRFAALLLLALLASGCADRQATQPTKATPTTQDRFSQSGKASYYARMHHGQRTANGETHDQNALVAAHRSLPFGTRVRVTNERNGRQVVVRINDRGPFRRGRIIDLSRAAAAQLDMLESGVARVRIETVHD comes from the coding sequence ATGCGCCTGACACGCTTTGCTGCCCTATTGCTCCTGGCCTTGTTGGCCAGCGGTTGCGCCGATCGCCAAGCGACGCAACCAACCAAGGCAACCCCAACTACGCAGGATCGCTTCAGCCAGAGCGGCAAGGCCTCCTATTACGCACGAATGCATCACGGCCAACGCACCGCCAACGGCGAAACCCATGACCAGAACGCGCTGGTGGCCGCCCATCGCAGCCTGCCTTTCGGCACGCGGGTGCGTGTCACCAACGAGCGGAACGGCAGGCAGGTGGTGGTGCGGATCAACGACCGCGGGCCATTCCGCCGTGGCCGCATCATCGACCTGTCCCGCGCCGCCGCGGCACAACTGGACATGTTGGAAAGTGGCGTGGCCCGCGTACGTATCGAAACCGTCCATGACTGA
- the gatB gene encoding Asp-tRNA(Asn)/Glu-tRNA(Gln) amidotransferase subunit GatB, whose product MQWETVIGLEIHAQLATQSKIFSGSATTFGAEPNTQASLVDLGMPGTLPVLNAEAVRMACKFGLAIDAEIAPKNVFARKNYFYPDLPKGYQTSQMDHPIVGKGYLDITLEDGSTRRIGITRAHLEEDAGKSLHEDFHGMSGIDLNRAGTPLLEIVSEPDIRSAKEAVAYVKAIHALVRYLGICDGNMAEGSLRCDCNVSVRPKGQTEFGTRAEIKNVNSFRFIEKAINHEVQRQIELIEDGGKVVQETRLYDPNKDETRSMRSKEEANDYRYFPCPDLLPVVIEQSFLDEVRASLPELPVQKRERFEREFGLSAYDATVLAASREMADYFEQVNATCGDAKLAANWVMGELSSLLNKEGLEIEQSPVAAEQLGGMILRIKDDTISGKIAKMVFEAMAAGEGSADEIIEKKGLKQVTDSGAIEAMLDEVLAANAEQVEQYRASDEAKRGKMFGFFVGQAMKASKGKANPGQVNQLLKKKLEG is encoded by the coding sequence ATGCAATGGGAAACCGTGATCGGGCTGGAGATTCACGCACAGCTCGCGACCCAGTCGAAGATCTTTTCCGGCAGCGCCACCACCTTCGGCGCCGAGCCCAACACCCAAGCCAGCCTGGTCGACCTCGGCATGCCCGGCACCCTGCCGGTGCTCAATGCCGAAGCCGTGCGCATGGCCTGCAAGTTCGGCCTAGCGATCGATGCCGAGATCGCGCCGAAGAACGTCTTCGCGCGCAAGAACTACTTCTACCCCGACCTGCCCAAGGGCTACCAGACCAGCCAGATGGACCATCCCATCGTCGGCAAGGGCTATCTGGACATTACCCTGGAAGACGGCAGCACGCGGCGCATCGGCATCACCCGCGCGCATCTGGAAGAGGACGCCGGCAAGAGCCTGCACGAAGACTTCCACGGCATGAGCGGCATCGACCTCAACCGCGCCGGCACGCCGCTACTTGAAATCGTCTCCGAGCCGGACATCCGTTCGGCCAAGGAAGCGGTCGCCTACGTCAAGGCGATCCACGCCCTGGTGCGCTACCTCGGCATCTGCGACGGCAACATGGCCGAAGGTTCGCTGCGCTGCGACTGCAACGTCTCGGTACGACCCAAGGGGCAAACCGAGTTCGGCACCCGCGCCGAGATCAAGAACGTCAACTCGTTCCGCTTCATCGAGAAAGCCATCAATCACGAAGTACAACGGCAGATCGAGCTCATCGAGGACGGCGGCAAGGTGGTGCAGGAAACCCGCCTGTACGATCCGAACAAGGACGAGACGCGCTCCATGCGCAGCAAGGAAGAAGCCAACGACTACCGTTACTTCCCCTGCCCCGATTTGCTGCCGGTGGTGATCGAGCAGAGCTTCCTCGACGAAGTGCGCGCCAGCCTGCCGGAGCTTCCGGTGCAGAAGCGCGAACGCTTCGAGCGCGAGTTCGGTCTCTCCGCCTATGACGCCACGGTGCTGGCCGCCAGCCGCGAGATGGCCGACTACTTCGAACAGGTCAATGCCACCTGCGGCGACGCCAAGCTGGCCGCCAACTGGGTAATGGGCGAGCTGTCCAGCCTGCTCAACAAGGAAGGCCTGGAGATCGAGCAGTCGCCGGTAGCCGCCGAGCAGCTGGGCGGCATGATCCTGCGCATCAAGGACGACACCATCAGCGGCAAGATCGCCAAGATGGTCTTCGAAGCCATGGCCGCTGGTGAAGGCTCGGCTGACGAGATCATCGAGAAGAAAGGCCTCAAGCAGGTCACCGACTCCGGCGCGATCGAGGCGATGCTCGACGAAGTGCTGGCGGCCAATGCCGAGCAGGTCGAACAGTACCGTGCCAGCGACGAAGCCAAGCGCGGCAAGATGTTCGGCTTCTTCGTCGGCCAGGCGATGAAGGCATCCAAGGGCAAGGCGAACCCGGGCCAGGTGAACCAACTGCTGAAGAAAAAGCTCGAAGGCTAA
- the gatA gene encoding Asp-tRNA(Asn)/Glu-tRNA(Gln) amidotransferase subunit GatA, whose translation MHNLTLAEIARNLAEKRFSAEELTRTTLARIEQLDPQLNAFISVTDELAIEQAKAADARRAAGENGVLLGAPIGHKDLFCTQGIRTSCGSKILDNFKAPYNATVVERLAAAGTVTLGKLNMDEFAMGSANESSYYGPVKNPWDLTRVPGGSSGGSAAAIAARLLPAATGTDTGGSIRQPAALTNLTGLKPTYGRVSRWGMVAYASSLDQGGPMARTAEDCALLLSAMAGFDAKDSTSVDQPLDDYLAALSQPLAGLRIGLPKEYFSAGLDPKIADAVMASVEELKKLGATVTEISLPNMQHAIPSYYVIAPAEASSNLSRFDGVRFGYRCENPVDLTDLYKRSRAEGFGDEVKRRIMVGTYALSAGYYDAYYLKAQKIRRLIKQDFVAAFEQVDVILGPTTPNLAWKLGEKNADPVSAYLEDIYTITANLAGIPGLSMPAGFIDGLPVGVQLLAPYFQEARLLNVAHQYQQVTDWHMRAPAGF comes from the coding sequence ATGCACAACCTGACGCTTGCCGAGATCGCCCGCAACCTCGCCGAAAAACGCTTCTCCGCCGAGGAACTGACTCGCACGACGCTGGCTCGCATCGAGCAGCTCGACCCGCAGCTCAATGCCTTCATCAGCGTGACCGACGAACTCGCCATCGAACAGGCCAAAGCCGCCGATGCGCGCCGTGCCGCCGGTGAAAACGGCGTGCTGCTCGGTGCGCCGATCGGCCACAAGGACCTGTTCTGCACCCAGGGCATTCGCACCAGCTGCGGCTCGAAGATTCTCGACAACTTCAAGGCCCCGTACAACGCCACCGTCGTGGAACGGCTCGCAGCAGCTGGCACGGTTACGCTCGGCAAGCTGAACATGGACGAATTCGCCATGGGCTCGGCCAACGAGTCGAGCTATTACGGCCCGGTTAAAAACCCTTGGGACTTGACCCGCGTCCCGGGCGGCTCATCCGGTGGTTCCGCGGCAGCCATCGCCGCCCGACTGCTACCTGCCGCGACCGGCACCGACACCGGCGGCTCGATCCGCCAGCCGGCCGCGCTGACCAACCTCACCGGCCTCAAGCCCACCTACGGCCGCGTCTCGCGCTGGGGCATGGTCGCCTACGCTTCCAGTCTCGACCAGGGCGGCCCCATGGCACGCACGGCCGAAGACTGCGCGCTGCTGCTGTCGGCGATGGCGGGCTTCGACGCCAAGGACTCCACCAGTGTCGACCAGCCGCTGGACGATTACCTCGCCGCGCTGAGCCAGCCGCTCGCCGGTCTGCGCATCGGCCTGCCGAAGGAATATTTCAGCGCTGGCCTCGATCCGAAGATCGCTGACGCCGTCATGGCATCCGTCGAGGAACTGAAGAAGCTCGGCGCCACGGTCACGGAAATCAGCCTGCCGAACATGCAGCATGCGATTCCTTCCTACTACGTGATCGCGCCAGCCGAGGCCTCTTCCAACCTCTCGCGTTTCGATGGCGTACGCTTCGGCTATCGCTGCGAAAACCCGGTCGACCTCACCGACCTCTACAAGCGCTCGCGCGCCGAAGGCTTCGGTGACGAGGTCAAGCGGCGCATCATGGTCGGCACCTACGCGCTGTCCGCCGGTTACTACGATGCCTACTACCTCAAGGCTCAGAAAATCCGCCGCCTGATCAAGCAGGACTTTGTCGCTGCCTTCGAGCAGGTCGACGTGATCCTCGGCCCGACCACGCCGAACCTGGCCTGGAAGCTGGGCGAGAAGAACGCCGATCCGGTTTCCGCCTACCTGGAAGACATCTACACCATCACCGCCAACCTGGCGGGCATTCCGGGCCTGTCGATGCCGGCCGGCTTCATCGATGGTCTGCCGGTAGGCGTGCAGCTGCTGGCGCCGTACTTCCAGGAAGCGCGCCTGCTCAACGTGGCGCACCAGTATCAACAAGTCACCGATTGGCACATGCGCGCCCCGGCCGGATTCTGA
- the gatC gene encoding Asp-tRNA(Asn)/Glu-tRNA(Gln) amidotransferase subunit GatC has product MALERTEVEKIAHLARLGLSEADLPRTTETLNNILGLIDRMQAVDTTGIEPLAHPLETTQRLRADTVTETNQRDAYQAIAPAVEDGLYLVPRVIE; this is encoded by the coding sequence ATGGCGCTTGAACGCACCGAGGTGGAAAAGATCGCTCATCTGGCCCGCCTGGGCCTGTCTGAAGCCGACCTGCCCCGCACCACCGAGACCCTCAATAACATTCTTGGCCTGATTGATCGCATGCAGGCGGTCGACACCACCGGCATCGAACCGCTGGCCCACCCGCTGGAAACCACCCAGCGACTGCGTGCTGATACGGTCACGGAAACGAACCAGCGTGATGCCTACCAGGCCATCGCACCTGCCGTGGAAGATGGTCTCTATCTGGTCCCGCGAGTGATCGAGTGA
- the mreB gene encoding rod shape-determining protein MreB — MFKKLRGMFSSDLSIDLGTANTLIYVRDRGIVLDEPSVVAIRSHGNQKSVVAVGTEAKRMLGRTPGNINAIRPMKDGVIADFSVCEKMLQYFINKVHENSFLQPSPRVLICVPCKSTQVERRAIRESALGAGAREVFLIEEPMAAAIGAGLPVDEARGSMVVDIGGGTTEIALISLNGVVYAESVRVGGDRFDESIVTYVRRNYGSLIGESTAERIKQEIGTAFPGGEVREVDVRGRNLAEGVPRSFTLNSNEVLEALQESLATIVQAVKSALEQSPPELASDIAERGLVLTGGGALLRDLDKLLAQETGLPVIVAEEPLTCVARGGGRALEMMDRHAMDLLSTE, encoded by the coding sequence ATGTTCAAGAAACTGCGTGGCATGTTTTCCAGTGATCTGTCGATCGACCTGGGCACTGCCAATACCCTTATTTATGTGCGCGATCGCGGCATCGTTCTCGACGAACCCTCTGTCGTCGCTATCCGTAGCCACGGCAACCAGAAAAGCGTTGTCGCGGTAGGCACCGAGGCCAAGCGCATGCTGGGCCGCACTCCGGGCAACATCAATGCTATCCGCCCGATGAAGGACGGTGTGATCGCCGACTTCAGCGTCTGCGAGAAGATGCTGCAGTACTTCATCAACAAGGTGCACGAGAACAGTTTTCTGCAGCCCAGCCCGCGTGTGCTGATCTGCGTGCCCTGCAAGTCGACCCAGGTCGAACGTCGTGCCATTCGTGAGTCCGCGCTGGGTGCCGGTGCCCGCGAAGTGTTCCTTATCGAGGAACCGATGGCTGCGGCGATCGGTGCCGGTCTGCCGGTCGACGAAGCGCGCGGCTCGATGGTCGTGGACATCGGTGGTGGTACTACCGAGATCGCGCTGATTTCCCTCAACGGTGTGGTCTACGCCGAATCCGTTCGGGTCGGCGGCGATCGCTTCGACGAATCCATCGTGACCTACGTGCGCCGCAACTACGGCAGCCTGATCGGTGAATCCACTGCCGAGCGTATCAAGCAGGAAATCGGTACCGCTTTCCCAGGCGGCGAAGTCCGCGAAGTGGACGTCCGCGGCCGCAATCTGGCCGAAGGCGTGCCGCGCAGCTTTACCCTGAACTCCAACGAAGTGCTCGAAGCCCTGCAGGAGTCGTTGGCGACCATCGTCCAGGCGGTCAAGAGCGCGCTGGAGCAGTCTCCGCCGGAGCTCGCTTCCGATATCGCCGAGCGCGGTCTGGTGCTGACTGGCGGTGGCGCGCTGCTGCGCGATCTGGACAAGCTGCTGGCTCAGGAAACCGGCCTGCCGGTGATCGTCGCCGAAGAGCCGCTGACCTGCGTGGCCCGTGGCGGCGGTCGTGCACTGGAAATGATGGATCGTCACGCCATGGACCTGCTGTCCACGGAGTGA
- the mreC gene encoding rod shape-determining protein MreC: MKPLFAKGPLLGVRLLVFVVLCVVLMVVDARFDALKTVRSQMGLVLTPFYWVADMPVRIWRGATEQIASSNSLMAENEKLKAEALLMQRRLQKLAMLTEQNVRLRELLNSAALVDDKVIVAELIGLDPNPFTHRILIDKGERDGVFMGQPVLDASGLMGQVVEVLPYAARVLLLTDVTHSIPVQVNRNGLRAIAVGTGSPDYLELRHVAETADVKAGDLLVSSGLGQRFPSGYPVAQVTEVVHGSGQPFAIVRAVPTAMLNRSRYLMLVFSDSRTPEERAAAAAEAQADADQKAAAEGGEAAAAPGESDAGVVAQPAAETPAAPTSGVGQ; this comes from the coding sequence ATCAAGCCGCTATTTGCCAAAGGACCTTTGCTCGGTGTGCGCCTGCTGGTGTTCGTCGTGCTTTGCGTCGTGCTGATGGTGGTGGATGCACGCTTCGACGCGTTGAAGACAGTACGCAGCCAGATGGGGCTGGTGCTGACGCCGTTCTACTGGGTCGCCGACATGCCGGTGCGAATCTGGAGAGGTGCGACCGAGCAGATCGCCAGCAGCAACAGCCTGATGGCGGAAAACGAGAAGCTCAAGGCCGAGGCCTTGCTGATGCAGCGGCGCCTGCAGAAGCTGGCCATGCTCACCGAGCAGAACGTGCGCCTGCGCGAGTTGCTCAACTCGGCGGCCTTAGTGGATGACAAGGTCATCGTCGCCGAGCTGATTGGACTCGACCCCAATCCGTTCACCCATCGCATCCTGATCGACAAGGGCGAGAGGGATGGGGTCTTCATGGGGCAGCCGGTGCTGGATGCCAGTGGTCTGATGGGACAGGTGGTCGAGGTGCTGCCCTACGCCGCGCGCGTACTGCTGCTCACCGACGTCACTCACAGCATTCCGGTCCAGGTCAATCGTAATGGCCTGCGCGCTATCGCTGTGGGTACCGGTAGCCCCGACTATCTGGAGTTGCGTCATGTGGCCGAAACCGCAGACGTCAAAGCCGGGGATCTGCTGGTCAGCTCCGGGCTTGGTCAGCGGTTTCCAAGCGGCTATCCAGTGGCTCAGGTGACCGAGGTGGTGCACGGCTCTGGTCAGCCATTCGCTATCGTGCGCGCGGTGCCGACCGCGATGCTCAATCGCAGCCGTTATCTGATGCTGGTCTTCAGTGATTCGCGGACACCGGAAGAGCGTGCAGCTGCTGCAGCAGAAGCGCAGGCTGACGCCGATCAGAAGGCGGCCGCCGAGGGTGGCGAGGCGGCTGCTGCGCCGGGCGAATCCGACGCAGGCGTCGTCGCCCAGCCGGCTGCCGAAACACCGGCAGCGCCGACATCGGGGGTGGGGCAATGA
- the mreD gene encoding rod shape-determining protein MreD yields the protein MISGRPNNGWVIWFSLTVALLLSVAPMPGNAELARPLWLGLVIAFWSLALPHRGGLGAAFCFGLAQDVLAGTLFGQSALPLILIAFLVLSLQQRLRMFPLWQQSMVLLVVLGLAQLVQLWLNTLTGNRPPTLLFLVPVPISALLWPWIFVALQGMRQRFAVY from the coding sequence ATGATCAGTGGGCGTCCGAACAATGGATGGGTCATCTGGTTCAGCCTGACGGTTGCCCTGTTGCTGAGCGTCGCGCCAATGCCGGGTAATGCGGAGCTGGCGCGGCCGCTGTGGTTGGGTTTGGTCATCGCCTTCTGGTCGCTGGCGCTGCCGCATCGCGGCGGTCTGGGCGCTGCGTTCTGCTTTGGGCTGGCCCAGGACGTTCTCGCCGGAACCCTATTCGGCCAGAGTGCCTTGCCGCTGATCTTGATCGCCTTCCTGGTGTTGAGTCTGCAACAGCGCCTGCGCATGTTCCCGCTATGGCAGCAGAGTATGGTGCTGCTGGTTGTGCTCGGCCTGGCTCAGTTGGTCCAGCTGTGGCTCAACACATTGACCGGCAACCGGCCTCCGACCCTGCTCTTCCTGGTGCCGGTACCCATCAGCGCGCTGCTATGGCCTTGGATATTCGTAGCCTTGCAAGGCATGCGTCAGCGGTTCGCTGTCTACTGA
- a CDS encoding PEGA domain-containing protein, producing the protein MEAGSTIFSRPQVSRGARAVLATGAVGSLLMALVMSTGYTQADSAPQAAQLAKLSTPDTLSTAAVPSEPAADSPRAEQLATKIAELDSILLEKQKLEDALRAAKSELAAVQLQLANSKKLIRLEVDDFLGQSAERKRLDELLDEHRRSVEAATAIGERVDVLEKDLGSQHLRFSLAARDVDRLRTQLAAEVRERNSKKIQAIARKLDKTIRFEQSVSFRCSASKSLAACLAEHRNDGQMSQWVLDNYQRALAEDIREQVADVELDTAWYRYRTRTDFAQASMSLDGTVNAQMNVEATITAKKMMPCAILDVPYEQCDSKTHSLIVRSNKYDDQVRINDQEHGATPVSLVLDSGVYDIQVTSGGVTQKRTLSLKGDQVVNFKF; encoded by the coding sequence ATGGAAGCTGGCAGTACGATTTTTTCCAGGCCGCAAGTCTCTCGCGGTGCCCGTGCGGTGCTGGCCACCGGCGCAGTAGGGTCGTTGCTGATGGCCCTGGTCATGAGCACTGGTTATACCCAAGCCGATAGCGCCCCGCAGGCCGCGCAGCTGGCCAAGTTGTCGACCCCGGATACGCTTTCCACTGCCGCCGTCCCCTCAGAACCCGCTGCCGACTCGCCCCGCGCCGAACAGCTGGCTACCAAGATTGCAGAACTCGACTCCATCCTTCTTGAAAAGCAGAAGCTTGAAGATGCCCTGCGCGCTGCAAAAAGCGAGCTGGCGGCCGTGCAATTGCAGTTGGCCAATAGCAAGAAGCTGATTCGCCTGGAGGTCGACGACTTTCTTGGTCAGAGCGCCGAGCGCAAGCGGCTTGATGAGCTTTTGGACGAGCACAGGCGCAGCGTTGAGGCAGCTACAGCCATCGGTGAGCGCGTCGATGTTCTGGAAAAGGACTTGGGCAGCCAGCACCTGAGATTTTCACTCGCGGCGCGAGATGTTGACCGCCTCAGGACCCAACTCGCTGCCGAGGTTCGCGAGCGCAACAGCAAGAAGATTCAGGCAATCGCTCGCAAACTGGACAAGACCATTCGCTTCGAGCAGTCAGTCTCGTTCCGTTGTTCCGCTAGCAAGAGCCTTGCGGCCTGCCTGGCCGAGCACCGCAACGACGGTCAGATGTCGCAATGGGTGCTGGACAACTATCAGCGTGCGCTGGCCGAGGACATCCGTGAGCAGGTTGCCGATGTCGAGCTGGACACCGCCTGGTACCGCTACCGCACACGTACCGATTTCGCCCAGGCGAGTATGAGCCTGGACGGCACCGTCAATGCGCAGATGAACGTCGAGGCAACCATCACGGCGAAGAAGATGATGCCGTGCGCGATCCTCGATGTGCCTTACGAGCAATGCGACAGCAAGACCCACTCGCTGATCGTGCGCAGCAACAAGTACGACGATCAGGTCCGCATCAACGATCAGGAGCATGGCGCCACGCCGGTTTCGCTGGTGCTCGACAGTGGCGTCTACGACATCCAGGTCACCTCCGGTGGTGTTACCCAGAAGCGAACCCTGTCCCTCAAAGGCGATCAGGTGGTCAACTTCAAGTTCTGA
- a CDS encoding Maf family protein, with translation MGALFLASASPRRRELLAQIGVPFSLISVSVDETPSPTESPEAYVERVARDKALAGLASLGDRDGCVLGADTSVVLDQHLLGKPVDRADGLAMLAALSGRTHRVMTAVALASRTACEVRVVISEVSFRTIEQAEAERYWDSGEPADKAGGYAIQGWGAVFVSQLHGSYSAVVGLPLCETAQLIDGFGLPRWTKGSS, from the coding sequence ATGGGCGCTCTGTTTCTTGCCTCGGCATCACCCCGCCGCCGCGAATTGCTCGCGCAGATCGGCGTGCCGTTTTCCCTCATCAGCGTGTCGGTCGATGAAACGCCTTCGCCGACCGAGTCACCCGAGGCGTATGTCGAGCGAGTGGCGCGCGACAAGGCGCTCGCCGGCCTGGCCAGTCTGGGTGATCGCGACGGCTGCGTGCTGGGCGCCGACACCAGCGTGGTGCTCGATCAGCATCTTCTCGGCAAGCCTGTCGATCGCGCCGACGGGCTCGCCATGCTGGCGGCCTTGTCCGGGCGTACGCATCGCGTCATGACGGCGGTGGCATTGGCCAGCCGCACGGCCTGCGAGGTCCGCGTGGTCATCAGTGAAGTCAGCTTTCGTACTATCGAGCAAGCCGAAGCCGAACGTTATTGGGACAGCGGCGAGCCTGCGGACAAGGCGGGTGGTTATGCCATCCAGGGCTGGGGTGCGGTGTTCGTCAGTCAATTACACGGCAGCTATTCGGCGGTGGTCGGCCTGCCATTGTGCGAAACGGCGCAGCTGATCGACGGCTTCGGGCTTCCGCGTTGGACCAAAGGCTCAAGTTAG